A stretch of the Teredinibacter haidensis genome encodes the following:
- a CDS encoding IS66 family transposase: MYQKACDQYQIQRSGRMAHARSKFKDAKPILEKLTTWAEKSLQTVALKTKIGETLVYLHNQRDRLVAYLGDGNYPIDNNAAERAIRPFTISRKNWMVSKSEAGAKTSENLYSLIETAKANGLNVFDYLQLIVKELPSAQSAEQVEGLLPWNIELS; encoded by the coding sequence ATATATCAAAAAGCCTGCGATCAATACCAAATACAACGTTCTGGCCGCATGGCCCATGCGCGTAGTAAGTTTAAGGACGCGAAACCTATACTCGAAAAGCTAACAACGTGGGCGGAAAAAAGCTTACAAACCGTTGCTCTCAAAACAAAAATTGGGGAAACTCTGGTGTACCTGCATAACCAGAGGGATCGCTTGGTTGCGTACTTAGGTGATGGCAATTACCCAATCGACAATAACGCGGCTGAACGAGCCATACGCCCCTTTACCATTAGTCGCAAGAATTGGATGGTTAGTAAAAGCGAAGCTGGTGCCAAGACTAGCGAAAATCTTTACAGTCTAATCGAAACCGCAAAAGCCAATGGGCTTAATGTGTTCGACTATCTTCAGCTCATTGTTAAAGAGCTTCCCAGCGCGCAGAGTGCTGAGCAGGTTGAGGGATTGTTACCTTGGAATATTGAATTAAGCTAG
- the waaA gene encoding lipid IV(A) 3-deoxy-D-manno-octulosonic acid transferase, which produces MMRYLYTLLFTLCIPLILLRLWLRGRKLPAYRQRWTERFGIFPAPNQNKNFIWVHTVSVGEFIAAKPMIDQLLALNNYQLAVTTMTPTGSERVTATYGDKVFHVYAPYDLPFSLSPFLNKIKPRLAVFLETELWPNTLHACAKRNIPTLLANARLSEKSARGYQKVSWLSKPMLQKLSLAAIQNSADAARFKALGLAQEKAEIIGNIKFDIAVSDELRIQARKLKQQLSSDGLYNTWIAASTHKGEDEIILEAFDLLRKQHPLARLILVPRHPDRFNSVFELCEKRGFKTLRRSDNHSTLNSDKFDIYLGDTMGEMMLLFGCADIAFVGGSFVNNGGHNTIEPAVWRLPILSGPSQFNFLDISRMLTKAGGLITVNNSEQLSQQLMELFHQEKALVAGAAAAKVAEQNQGALARLMAIIQKQIASVHDRSQSFS; this is translated from the coding sequence ATCATGCGTTATCTCTACACGCTTCTTTTCACACTGTGTATTCCGCTCATTTTATTGCGCTTATGGCTGCGCGGCAGAAAGCTGCCCGCTTATCGCCAGCGCTGGACAGAACGCTTTGGCATATTTCCCGCTCCCAACCAAAATAAAAACTTTATCTGGGTGCATACGGTTTCTGTTGGCGAATTTATTGCCGCCAAGCCGATGATCGACCAACTCCTGGCATTAAACAATTACCAGCTGGCAGTTACCACTATGACACCCACAGGCTCTGAGCGCGTTACCGCCACCTACGGTGACAAGGTCTTTCACGTATACGCGCCCTACGATCTACCTTTTTCACTTAGCCCTTTTTTAAATAAAATAAAACCCAGGCTCGCCGTTTTCCTGGAAACCGAGTTGTGGCCCAACACCCTTCACGCCTGCGCGAAACGCAATATTCCTACACTACTGGCCAATGCACGCCTTTCCGAAAAATCGGCGCGAGGCTATCAAAAAGTCAGCTGGCTGAGCAAGCCCATGCTGCAAAAACTATCGCTGGCCGCCATTCAAAACTCCGCCGATGCAGCGCGCTTTAAAGCCTTGGGATTAGCACAAGAGAAAGCTGAAATTATTGGCAATATTAAATTTGATATTGCCGTGAGCGACGAACTACGAATACAAGCGAGAAAACTAAAGCAGCAACTTTCCAGTGATGGCTTATACAATACCTGGATCGCCGCCAGCACCCATAAAGGCGAAGATGAAATAATTCTGGAAGCCTTCGATTTACTGCGAAAACAGCATCCTCTGGCACGACTTATTCTTGTCCCCCGGCATCCTGATCGCTTCAATAGTGTTTTTGAACTCTGCGAGAAAAGAGGCTTTAAAACACTTAGGCGCAGCGACAATCACTCGACCCTTAACTCAGATAAGTTCGATATTTATCTCGGCGATACGATGGGGGAAATGATGTTGCTCTTCGGCTGCGCCGATATTGCCTTTGTGGGTGGCAGCTTCGTCAATAACGGTGGACACAACACCATCGAGCCCGCCGTATGGCGCCTGCCCATACTCTCCGGCCCCAGCCAGTTTAACTTTCTCGATATATCCCGAATGCTAACAAAAGCTGGCGGGCTGATTACCGTCAACAACTCTGAACAACTCTCGCAACAATTAATGGAACTCTTTCACCAGGAAAAAGCCTTAGTTGCGGGCGCCGCCGCAGCGAAGGTGGCCGAACAAAACCAGGGGGCTCTGGCTCGGCTGATGGCTATCATTCAAAAACAGATAGCATCTGTACACGACCGCTCACAATCGTTTTCTTAA
- a CDS encoding efflux RND transporter permease subunit — protein MSSPNNTAVDAHLDTQKGLIAWFARNPVAANLLMVGILLMGVYSAMNIRKQMFPMIENTWINVSATYRGAAPDEVEETITTKFEEAFQSIEGLERIITRSNRGYATADLEVMDGYDAQDVLDDVKSAVDAISSFPAGMEPARVKHDKFRQEVMWLNIAGDVSIRELKQLGETIHDELRALPEVNITEFYSGAAYEIAIEVSQDKLREYNLSFNDIANAVRNFSTNRSAGEIRADAGHISVRVEEQAYIGSEYESIPLRNLEDGTRLVLSDVAHVSDGFEEGVNYAKLDGVNSLTFFVGASRDQSITDVSKIVLEYVNKRQATLPEGIRLEPWADLTYYLNGRLNMMLENMFWGGILVFLILTVFLRTKLAFWVMMGLPVSFLGALALLPLGMIDVTVNVASLFAFIMVLGVVVDDAIIIGESVYTETQSRGLSMDNVIRGAQRVAVPATFGVLTTMAAFMPMVLESGPQSAFPHAIGYVVVLCLLFSLVESKLILPAHLAAMSQENVNSRNPLTRFRKTVDTKLLNFIETKYRPFLEVTLHYRYTVLAGFIAMVLLTVGLFASGAIRMVMMPKIPHDFTNIVLEMNPDAPESALLDGMFAIEDVIRKVEKDIETEFGAPMVEKVLMYDQGRTKARIEAKLVEPELRPMDAFELSRRWREQMPPISNMKNITVIDSIFHGGTSDGDINFRIKGRNIDELQAAAAEIKTELAKMKGVSEINDSEHQAAKEIQFKLKPVAYSLGLTTADVAGQASFSLYGIEAQRIMRDRQEIRVMVRYPENERNTLGSINSVLIRTPGGAEVPLSEVADIEFTEGVNQIYREEGNRAISVWASVDFEQAESFKIADTIEKEVFPNLQKRYPSIQIEEAGKLKDDREGFTTQILSILVILLPIYVLLALPLKSYTQPLMIMSVIPFGVIGAVLGHVILGMDVSRMSLFGIFAVVGVVVNDSLVMVDYVNRALERGETLIEAVLHAGQKRFRAIALTSLTTFTGLMPIMFESSLQAQIVIPMAVSLAFGVLFATLVTLVLVPNLYMISADISPKHRRAKKAAREAWLEAEST, from the coding sequence ATGTCGAGTCCAAACAACACCGCAGTCGACGCTCATTTAGATACCCAAAAAGGCCTTATTGCCTGGTTCGCCCGCAACCCGGTGGCCGCTAATCTGCTGATGGTCGGCATTCTGCTAATGGGCGTTTATTCAGCCATGAATATTCGCAAGCAGATGTTTCCGATGATCGAAAACACCTGGATTAACGTTTCTGCCACCTACCGAGGCGCCGCACCGGATGAAGTGGAAGAAACCATCACCACCAAATTCGAGGAAGCCTTTCAGAGTATCGAGGGTTTAGAGCGTATTATTACCCGCAGTAATCGCGGCTACGCCACCGCCGACCTGGAAGTGATGGATGGCTACGACGCCCAGGACGTGCTCGACGATGTAAAATCTGCAGTCGACGCCATTTCCAGTTTCCCTGCCGGTATGGAGCCTGCCCGCGTAAAACACGATAAATTCCGCCAAGAAGTGATGTGGCTGAATATCGCCGGGGACGTTTCCATTCGCGAGCTAAAGCAGCTGGGAGAAACCATCCACGACGAGCTGCGCGCCCTGCCGGAAGTAAACATTACCGAATTCTACAGCGGTGCCGCATACGAGATTGCCATCGAAGTCAGCCAGGACAAGCTGCGGGAATACAATCTCAGTTTTAACGATATCGCCAATGCTGTGCGCAATTTTTCGACCAACCGATCTGCCGGTGAAATTCGCGCAGACGCCGGCCATATTTCAGTTCGAGTGGAAGAACAGGCCTATATCGGTTCCGAGTACGAAAGCATTCCGCTACGCAACCTCGAAGACGGCACCCGCCTGGTTCTGAGCGATGTCGCTCATGTTAGCGATGGTTTTGAAGAAGGCGTGAACTACGCCAAGCTGGACGGAGTGAATTCTCTGACCTTTTTCGTGGGCGCTTCCCGCGACCAGAGCATTACCGATGTATCCAAAATCGTGCTCGAATATGTTAATAAGCGCCAGGCCACACTGCCTGAAGGTATTCGCCTAGAGCCGTGGGCCGACCTCACCTACTATCTGAACGGCCGCTTGAACATGATGCTAGAAAACATGTTCTGGGGCGGTATTCTGGTATTCCTGATCCTTACCGTATTCTTGCGTACCAAGCTCGCCTTCTGGGTCATGATGGGGCTGCCAGTCAGCTTTCTCGGCGCTTTAGCCCTGCTCCCACTGGGCATGATTGATGTCACCGTCAATGTCGCCAGTCTGTTTGCCTTTATTATGGTGCTTGGGGTGGTGGTGGACGACGCCATTATTATTGGTGAAAGCGTCTACACTGAAACCCAGTCTCGCGGCCTGTCTATGGACAACGTAATTCGCGGTGCCCAACGGGTTGCCGTACCCGCCACCTTCGGTGTGCTTACCACTATGGCTGCCTTTATGCCTATGGTGCTAGAGAGCGGCCCGCAGTCGGCCTTTCCCCACGCCATTGGTTATGTGGTGGTCCTCTGCCTGCTGTTTTCCCTGGTTGAATCCAAGCTTATTCTCCCGGCTCACCTGGCCGCCATGTCGCAAGAAAATGTTAATTCACGCAATCCGCTCACACGCTTTCGAAAGACCGTGGATACCAAATTACTTAACTTTATCGAAACAAAATACCGCCCATTTTTGGAAGTAACACTCCACTATCGCTACACCGTGCTGGCGGGTTTTATCGCCATGGTCTTGCTCACCGTCGGCCTCTTTGCCTCCGGTGCTATTCGCATGGTGATGATGCCCAAAATTCCTCACGACTTTACCAATATCGTACTGGAAATGAATCCGGATGCTCCTGAGAGCGCATTGCTCGACGGTATGTTTGCCATTGAGGACGTGATTCGCAAGGTGGAGAAAGACATCGAAACCGAGTTCGGCGCGCCTATGGTTGAAAAGGTACTGATGTACGATCAGGGCCGCACCAAAGCGCGTATTGAAGCCAAACTGGTCGAACCCGAGCTGCGCCCAATGGACGCCTTTGAACTCTCCCGCCGCTGGCGCGAGCAAATGCCGCCCATTTCCAATATGAAAAATATCACCGTGATCGACAGTATTTTCCATGGCGGCACCAGCGATGGCGATATCAATTTCCGTATTAAAGGCCGCAATATAGATGAGCTACAAGCAGCCGCAGCCGAAATTAAAACCGAGCTAGCAAAAATGAAGGGCGTTTCGGAAATCAACGACAGTGAACACCAAGCGGCCAAAGAAATTCAGTTCAAGCTTAAGCCTGTGGCCTACAGTTTGGGACTAACTACCGCCGATGTGGCCGGGCAAGCCAGCTTTAGCCTTTACGGCATTGAAGCGCAGCGCATTATGCGCGACAGGCAGGAAATTCGCGTAATGGTGCGCTACCCCGAAAACGAACGCAACACACTGGGCTCCATTAACAGTGTATTGATCCGCACCCCCGGTGGTGCCGAAGTTCCCCTGTCAGAAGTTGCCGATATCGAATTTACCGAGGGCGTAAACCAGATTTATCGTGAAGAGGGCAATCGTGCAATTAGCGTCTGGGCCTCCGTCGATTTCGAGCAAGCCGAGAGCTTCAAAATTGCCGACACTATAGAAAAAGAGGTCTTCCCCAATCTGCAAAAACGCTATCCGTCCATTCAGATTGAAGAAGCAGGTAAGCTGAAGGACGACCGAGAGGGCTTTACCACGCAGATACTAAGCATTCTGGTGATATTGCTGCCCATCTATGTGCTGCTGGCCCTGCCACTGAAATCCTACACTCAGCCACTGATGATAATGTCGGTGATTCCCTTCGGTGTGATCGGCGCAGTTCTCGGCCATGTCATTCTCGGAATGGACGTCAGCCGCATGTCGCTGTTTGGCATCTTCGCAGTGGTGGGGGTTGTGGTGAACGACTCACTGGTCATGGTGGACTACGTTAACCGCGCGCTGGAGCGCGGTGAAACCCTGATCGAAGCCGTTCTCCACGCAGGTCAAAAACGCTTTAGGGCGATCGCACTGACCTCACTCACCACTTTTACAGGCCTGATGCCCATTATGTTCGAAAGCAGCCTACAAGCGCAGATTGTGATTCCTATGGCTGTATCGCTAGCCTTTGGTGTGCTCTTTGCGACCCTGGTAACTCTGGTGCTGGTACCCAATCTCTACATGATTTCTGCCGATATAAGCCCCAAACACCGACGCGCTAAAAAAGCGGCGCGCGAAGCTTGGCTAGAAGCAGAAAGCACCTAA
- the msbA gene encoding lipid A export permease/ATP-binding protein MsbA: MTAQQLPPKTNNLYRRLLSYAFEYRGFFIVSIIGFALFAGMEAIMAMLVEFFLNNLEGRETDSLNFIPKSITTSLYFVPAALVLLAALRGVGAFLGNFYMGRVGLGVVNDLRKQIFGHMIFLPQRFYDEKNSGELVSLIIYNIEQVTGSVTRAVKILFQDGMQVIVFLIFLLYMNWQLTITFIAVTPILAALIYLASRYFRRVSRRIQLTVGRVTHIATESFQSIKLVKSYNGEKYENRRFKEATDENLRFGIKFERVSALQTPILHIVIASALATLFLLVLFFWEDTSAKAVVFVTLAGRIAKPFRQLSTINSVIQRGLAAAETIFETLDIPAAENRGSKTLVNTKGAIALNNISFHYQQDQLALKQLDLAIAPGETIALVGASGSGKSTIVNLLLRFYEPQQGKITIDGNDIRELSLSSLRDNIALVNQQTILFNDSVLANIAYGSDNIDRERVIEAAKNAYAEHFINELEHGFDTEVGEDGDRLSGGQRQRIAIARALYKDAPILILDEATSALDNESEKQIQKALENLKQGRTTLIIAHRLSTIENADKIVVLDRGEVVEAGTHQQLLQAKGYYAKLHSSQRE; this comes from the coding sequence ATGACAGCACAGCAATTACCCCCCAAAACAAACAACCTCTATCGCAGGCTACTCAGTTACGCTTTTGAATATCGAGGCTTTTTTATCGTCAGTATTATCGGCTTTGCCCTGTTTGCAGGGATGGAAGCCATTATGGCAATGCTGGTGGAATTTTTTCTCAACAACCTTGAAGGCCGCGAGACCGACTCGTTAAACTTTATCCCCAAGTCTATAACGACTTCACTCTACTTTGTTCCTGCCGCTCTAGTATTACTGGCCGCATTGCGCGGTGTTGGCGCCTTTCTTGGCAATTTTTATATGGGTCGCGTAGGGCTTGGGGTTGTCAATGATTTACGCAAGCAAATCTTCGGACACATGATTTTTCTGCCGCAACGTTTTTACGACGAAAAAAATTCCGGCGAGCTTGTGTCTTTGATTATTTACAATATCGAGCAGGTAACCGGCTCCGTAACCCGCGCAGTCAAAATTCTGTTTCAGGATGGTATGCAGGTTATTGTCTTTTTGATTTTTCTGCTCTACATGAACTGGCAACTGACGATTACCTTTATTGCTGTCACCCCTATTTTGGCCGCACTAATATATTTGGCCAGCCGCTATTTTCGTCGTGTCAGCCGCCGAATTCAGCTGACTGTGGGTCGCGTCACCCATATTGCGACCGAGAGTTTTCAAAGCATCAAACTGGTAAAAAGCTACAACGGCGAAAAATACGAAAACCGTCGTTTCAAAGAAGCTACCGATGAAAACCTACGCTTCGGTATTAAATTCGAGCGTGTTAGCGCTCTGCAAACACCCATTTTACATATTGTAATCGCCAGCGCTCTGGCAACATTGTTCCTACTGGTACTCTTCTTCTGGGAAGACACCTCGGCAAAAGCCGTAGTGTTTGTCACACTTGCAGGAAGGATCGCAAAGCCCTTTCGCCAGCTAAGCACCATCAACTCCGTAATCCAACGTGGGCTGGCCGCTGCCGAAACAATTTTTGAAACTCTAGATATACCCGCGGCGGAAAACCGTGGCAGCAAAACACTGGTAAATACCAAAGGTGCTATTGCGCTAAACAATATCAGCTTTCATTACCAGCAAGATCAGCTCGCTCTCAAACAGCTGGATTTAGCCATTGCGCCCGGCGAAACCATCGCCTTGGTTGGCGCTTCCGGCAGTGGAAAATCAACCATCGTTAATTTATTGCTCCGGTTTTACGAACCACAGCAGGGGAAAATCACTATTGATGGGAACGACATACGAGAGCTCAGCCTTAGCTCCCTGCGCGATAATATCGCCCTGGTAAATCAGCAAACCATCCTGTTTAACGACAGCGTGCTGGCCAATATTGCTTACGGCAGCGACAACATTGATCGTGAGCGCGTAATCGAAGCGGCTAAAAACGCCTATGCAGAGCACTTCATTAACGAACTGGAACACGGATTTGACACCGAAGTCGGTGAAGATGGCGACCGTCTCTCCGGTGGCCAACGCCAGCGCATTGCGATCGCCCGAGCACTCTATAAAGATGCTCCTATTTTGATTTTGGACGAAGCCACATCCGCATTAGACAACGAGTCGGAAAAGCAGATTCAGAAAGCGTTGGAAAACCTCAAACAAGGGCGAACAACATTAATTATTGCCCACCGCCTCAGTACTATCGAAAATGCCGATAAAATTGTTGTACTGGATAGAGGTGAAGTTGTTGAAGCGGGAACACATCAACAGCTCCTTCAGGCAAAAGGTTACTACGCCAAACTGCACAGCAGCCAACGGGAATAG
- a CDS encoding branched-chain amino acid transaminase, whose amino-acid sequence MSFADRDGVIWFDGELIPWRDAKVHVLTHTLHYGMGVFEGVRAYNAGEYGTSIFRLNEHTDRLFRSAHIMNMDMPWSKDELNEAQKLVVRENNLEEAYLRPMVFYGSEGMGLRADNLKSHCIVAAWNWPSYMSPEAKEIGIKVRVSSYTRHHVNISMCKAKANGHYINSMLALKEALDCGCEEALLLDNEGYVAEGSGENVFIVRNGIIYTPELTSCLDGITRNTIFQLAEECGYQIIEKRITRDEVYVADEAFFTGTAAEVLPIRELDGRAIGAGHRGPITEQLQTLYFKAIRGGLSQHAEWLAPIK is encoded by the coding sequence ATGTCATTCGCTGACCGCGATGGAGTTATCTGGTTCGACGGAGAATTAATCCCTTGGCGCGACGCCAAGGTTCACGTACTCACTCACACCCTGCACTACGGCATGGGCGTGTTTGAAGGCGTGCGTGCGTACAATGCCGGAGAATACGGCACCAGCATTTTTCGATTGAACGAACATACCGACCGACTGTTCCGCTCGGCTCATATTATGAATATGGACATGCCCTGGAGCAAAGACGAACTTAACGAAGCACAAAAACTGGTCGTACGCGAGAACAACCTGGAAGAGGCCTACCTGCGCCCAATGGTCTTTTACGGATCGGAAGGCATGGGCCTGCGTGCCGACAATCTGAAATCCCACTGCATTGTCGCCGCCTGGAATTGGCCGTCTTATATGTCGCCCGAGGCCAAAGAAATAGGTATTAAAGTTCGCGTCAGCAGCTACACCCGCCACCACGTTAATATTTCTATGTGCAAGGCGAAAGCCAACGGTCACTACATCAACTCCATGCTGGCACTCAAAGAAGCGCTCGATTGCGGTTGCGAAGAGGCTTTACTGCTGGACAACGAAGGCTACGTCGCCGAGGGTAGTGGCGAGAATGTTTTTATCGTGCGCAACGGTATTATCTACACGCCGGAGCTGACTTCGTGCCTCGACGGTATTACCCGCAACACCATCTTCCAATTAGCGGAGGAATGCGGTTATCAAATTATCGAGAAACGAATCACCCGTGACGAGGTCTATGTCGCCGACGAAGCCTTCTTTACCGGTACAGCAGCAGAAGTATTACCTATTCGTGAACTGGACGGCCGCGCGATTGGCGCTGGTCACCGCGGCCCAATAACGGAACAGCTGCAAACTCTGTACTTCAAAGCCATTCGCGGCGGCTTGAGCCAACACGCCGAGTGGCTGGCTCCGATAAAGTAA
- a CDS encoding delta-class carbonic anhydrase, whose translation MKNALLACLVSVSAVALYANAKDSHSNEHSHVSDQVIVSQRAMLAKTTKDKGFGPQAPRDIDSATGNNQRLFGAAPAYTEMNLCNIHFHKNAEHKGGEFTTYAGNGDGHGYQSGYQYSGHLSAAERKPVAGEVCPSKHGDLAAGDTIEVHYVHTSAKVEPGATLGSCLSDSIKNPQLRVETQVYVLVNDSNALDFGELTKHSAKNGLHQALNIPGNTGTPVQYAGSTTGPGYNETASPFQVTWSVRPKVSKVNIQTVGKWCEGNIFNEDHAHGVRNLVTNSDLLSKIPK comes from the coding sequence ATGAAAAATGCGCTACTTGCCTGTCTTGTTTCAGTATCCGCAGTGGCTCTTTATGCCAACGCTAAAGACAGCCACTCGAACGAACATAGCCACGTGTCTGACCAGGTTATTGTCAGTCAGCGTGCAATGCTTGCGAAGACCACGAAAGATAAAGGATTTGGCCCACAGGCACCACGCGATATTGACTCTGCAACGGGTAACAACCAAAGGCTTTTTGGTGCTGCGCCCGCTTACACAGAGATGAATCTCTGCAATATCCATTTCCATAAAAACGCCGAGCATAAGGGCGGTGAGTTTACGACCTATGCTGGCAACGGCGATGGCCACGGCTATCAAAGTGGATACCAGTATTCTGGTCATTTGAGCGCCGCCGAACGTAAACCGGTCGCAGGTGAAGTATGTCCAAGCAAACATGGCGATCTAGCCGCTGGTGATACGATTGAAGTGCACTACGTTCACACAAGCGCAAAGGTCGAGCCCGGAGCTACATTAGGCTCATGCTTAAGTGACTCCATTAAAAACCCGCAGTTGCGAGTGGAAACGCAAGTGTATGTGCTGGTTAACGATAGTAACGCTTTAGACTTCGGCGAACTGACCAAACACAGCGCGAAAAACGGTCTTCACCAAGCCTTAAATATACCTGGTAACACCGGTACTCCGGTTCAATACGCTGGCTCTACCACCGGGCCGGGTTACAATGAAACGGCCTCTCCTTTCCAGGTAACCTGGAGCGTCCGCCCCAAGGTATCAAAAGTGAATATTCAAACCGTTGGCAAATGGTGCGAAGGTAATATCTTTAACGAAGATCATGCACACGGTGTGCGAAACCTCGTCACCAACTCGGATCTTCTGTCAAAAATCCCGAAATAA
- a CDS encoding efflux RND transporter periplasmic adaptor subunit has translation MTSTTKRIVFPIVIILIAAAIVAALVAGKKKPERKNDTNNAPFVSVKTVELAPLTLSVKSQGLVQAKFQTQLLAQVSGEITQVSEKFVRGGLVNKGELLAQVDPFNYQVKLQQANASLASAKAQFILERAQGRVAEAEWEKITNAEPSELGLRKPQQEQALAGVKAAEAGVRQATKDLQRTRIIAPFDALVAARNVSPGTFANMGTHIGTVLDVETAEIRLPVSNNDLAFLEAGGINAPVNLVATLSNRIVSWQANIVRDEGVVDDKSRMVYLVAQLEDPYNRSGQSDAPRLPFGTYVTAEIEGRHIASAAYVPRQLLRDNRLALYGNNNTLTFAEVEVIRHEGKFSVISNGLMDGDLLITSSLEYPVEGMALSTEAAEEDDSMSGAQPLITAEPQATTLTDKES, from the coding sequence ATGACCAGTACCACCAAACGGATTGTCTTTCCTATTGTAATTATTCTGATTGCCGCAGCCATTGTTGCCGCACTTGTCGCCGGAAAGAAAAAGCCTGAGCGTAAGAACGATACGAACAATGCGCCATTTGTTTCGGTAAAAACAGTCGAGTTAGCCCCCTTAACGCTGAGTGTAAAATCCCAGGGTTTGGTTCAAGCCAAATTTCAAACCCAACTGCTGGCGCAGGTAAGTGGTGAAATCACACAGGTATCGGAAAAATTCGTACGCGGTGGTCTGGTTAACAAGGGTGAGTTACTGGCGCAGGTTGACCCGTTTAACTATCAGGTAAAACTGCAACAAGCTAACGCCAGCCTGGCCAGCGCCAAAGCACAGTTTATTCTGGAGCGTGCTCAGGGCCGTGTCGCCGAAGCCGAGTGGGAAAAAATCACCAATGCCGAACCGTCCGAGCTGGGCTTGCGCAAGCCCCAACAGGAACAGGCTCTTGCGGGTGTGAAAGCCGCCGAAGCTGGCGTGCGTCAGGCCACAAAAGATTTGCAGCGCACTCGAATCATAGCCCCATTTGATGCGCTGGTAGCGGCCCGAAATGTCAGCCCCGGCACTTTTGCCAATATGGGCACGCATATCGGTACCGTGCTTGATGTCGAGACCGCCGAAATTCGTCTACCCGTTTCCAATAACGACTTGGCCTTTCTTGAGGCGGGCGGTATCAACGCGCCCGTTAACTTGGTCGCAACCCTATCAAACCGAATCGTAAGCTGGCAAGCCAATATTGTTCGCGACGAAGGCGTCGTGGATGACAAAAGCCGCATGGTTTATTTAGTTGCGCAGCTGGAGGACCCTTACAACCGCTCTGGCCAGAGTGACGCTCCTCGCCTACCCTTTGGCACCTACGTCACCGCCGAGATCGAAGGTCGACACATTGCGTCTGCCGCCTATGTGCCTCGCCAGCTGTTGCGCGATAACCGCTTGGCGCTTTATGGCAACAACAACACCTTAACCTTTGCCGAAGTCGAAGTGATTCGTCATGAAGGTAAATTCAGCGTTATTTCCAACGGCCTGATGGACGGCGACCTGCTGATCACCTCATCGCTGGAGTACCCGGTGGAAGGCATGGCGCTCAGTACTGAGGCCGCAGAGGAAGACGATTCAATGTCCGGCGCCCAACCACTAATAACGGCTGAACCCCAGGCAACAACACTGACCGACAAGGAGAGCTAA
- a CDS encoding IS66 family transposase encodes MGIIPAKIKVVRHKRLKYENRIVTASKPKQPIEKSIASPSLLSYIATQKYADALPLYRQSEIFKRIGIELGRTNMADWMVKCGELVQPLINLLIDHPHKQPCLHVDGTTLQVLDEPGKTAQSKSYMWVMGNTGHRRSCVFRYAQSEGASKPAQSRQHRHYG; translated from the coding sequence TTGGGCATCATTCCGGCCAAAATCAAAGTTGTACGCCACAAGCGTTTAAAGTACGAGAACCGCATAGTCACTGCAAGCAAGCCGAAACAGCCCATCGAAAAGAGCATTGCCAGCCCAAGCTTACTCTCTTACATCGCTACCCAGAAATACGCGGATGCTTTGCCCCTATATCGTCAGAGTGAGATATTCAAGCGTATCGGTATTGAACTAGGTCGAACCAATATGGCCGACTGGATGGTGAAGTGTGGTGAACTAGTGCAGCCACTAATTAATCTACTGATTGATCATCCACATAAACAGCCATGCCTGCACGTGGATGGAACAACCTTACAAGTGTTAGACGAGCCCGGCAAAACGGCACAGAGCAAAAGCTATATGTGGGTTATGGGCAATACCGGTCATCGGCGATCATGTGTGTTCCGATACGCGCAGTCAGAAGGCGCTTCTAAACCTGCTCAGTCAAGACAGCACCGCCATTACGGCTGA
- a CDS encoding transposase domain-containing protein, with the protein MLCKRFGSSSEKSSPDQLGLFNEAECEEAGSTTVKNHSGTHTSRVSNLPREEIFNDLPQAEKVCPHDGTELKTLAVKITNSWASFRPKSKLYATSV; encoded by the coding sequence ATTCTCTGTAAACGTTTTGGTTCTTCCAGTGAAAAATCGTCACCTGACCAGCTAGGCTTGTTTAATGAAGCCGAATGCGAAGAAGCTGGCAGCACAACAGTTAAAAACCATTCCGGTACCCACACGTCGCGTGTCAGCAATCTCCCTCGTGAAGAAATTTTTAACGATCTACCCCAAGCAGAGAAGGTCTGCCCGCACGATGGCACCGAACTCAAAACATTAGCAGTGAAGATCACGAACAGTTGGGCATCATTCCGGCCAAAATCAAAGTTGTACGCCACAAGCGTTTAA